A single window of Theropithecus gelada isolate Dixy chromosome 9, Tgel_1.0, whole genome shotgun sequence DNA harbors:
- the EMX2 gene encoding homeobox protein EMX2 isoform X1 has translation MFQPAPKRCFTIESLVAKDSPLPASRSEDPIRPAALSYANSSPINPFLNGFHSAAAAAAGRGVYSNPDLVFAEAVSHPPNPAVPVHPVPPPHALAAHPLPSSHSPHPLFASQQRDPSTFYPWLIHRYRYLGHRFQGNDTSPESFLLHNALARKPKRIRTAFSPSQLLRLEHAFEKNHYVVGAERKQLAHSLSLTETQVKVWFQNRRTKFKRQKLEEEGSDSQQKKKGTHHINRWRIATKQASPEEIDVTSDD, from the exons ATGTTCCAGCCGGCGCCCAAGCGCTGCTTCACCATCGAGTCGCTGGTGGCCAAGGACAGTCCCCTGCCCGCCTCGCGCTCCGAGGACCCCATCCGTCCCGCGGCACTCAGCTACGCTAACTCCAGCCCCATAAATCCGTTCCTCAACGGCTTCCACTCggccgcagccgccgccgccggtAGGGGCGTCTACTCCAACCCGGACTTGGTGTTCGCCGAGGCGGTCTCGCACCCGCCCAACCCCGCCGTGCCAGTGCACCCGGTGCCGCCGCCGCACGCCCTGGCCGCCCACCCCCTACCCTCCTCGCACTCGCCACACCCCCTCTTCGCCTCGCAGCAGCGGGATCCGTCCACCTTCTACCCCTGGCTCATCCACCGCTACCGATATCTGGGTCATCGCTTCCAAG GGAACGACACTAGCCCCGAGAGTTTCCTTTTGCACAACGCGCTGGCCCGAAAGCCCAAGCGGATCCGAACCGCCTTCTCCCCGTCCCAGCTTCTAAGGCTGGAACACGCCTTTGAGAAGAATCACTACGTGGTGGGCGCCGAAAGGAAGCAGTTGGCACACAGCCTCAGCCTCACGGAAACTCAG GTAAAAGTATGGTTTCAGAACCGAAGAACAAAGTTCAAAAGGCAGAAGCTGGAGGAAGAAGGCTCAGATtcgcaacaaaagaaaaaagggacgCACCATATTAACCGGTGGAGAATCGCCACCAAGCAGGCGAGTCCGGAGGAAATAGACGTGACCTCAGATGATTAA
- the EMX2 gene encoding homeobox protein EMX2 isoform X2, which produces MFQPAPKRCFTIESLVAKDSPLPASRSEDPIRPAALSYANSSPINPFLNGFHSAAAAAAGRGVYSNPDLVFAEAVSHPPNPAVPVHPVPPPHALAAHPLPSSHSPHPLFASQQRDPSTFYPWLIHRYRYLGHRFQGKSMVSEPKNKVQKAEAGGRRLRFATKEKRDAPY; this is translated from the exons ATGTTCCAGCCGGCGCCCAAGCGCTGCTTCACCATCGAGTCGCTGGTGGCCAAGGACAGTCCCCTGCCCGCCTCGCGCTCCGAGGACCCCATCCGTCCCGCGGCACTCAGCTACGCTAACTCCAGCCCCATAAATCCGTTCCTCAACGGCTTCCACTCggccgcagccgccgccgccggtAGGGGCGTCTACTCCAACCCGGACTTGGTGTTCGCCGAGGCGGTCTCGCACCCGCCCAACCCCGCCGTGCCAGTGCACCCGGTGCCGCCGCCGCACGCCCTGGCCGCCCACCCCCTACCCTCCTCGCACTCGCCACACCCCCTCTTCGCCTCGCAGCAGCGGGATCCGTCCACCTTCTACCCCTGGCTCATCCACCGCTACCGATATCTGGGTCATCGCTTCCAAG GTAAAAGTATGGTTTCAGAACCGAAGAACAAAGTTCAAAAGGCAGAAGCTGGAGGAAGAAGGCTCAGATtcgcaacaaaagaaaaaagggacgCACCATATTAA